One Nerophis ophidion isolate RoL-2023_Sa linkage group LG06, RoL_Noph_v1.0, whole genome shotgun sequence genomic region harbors:
- the cfap276 gene encoding cilia- and flagella-associated protein 276, with amino-acid sequence MSNRDPFPFPKLENDFTLGGYRPQQRQTYDKPTHIAQLEEPWGRLHDAATLTSTRRSAMHNEEHGVPHDSLDLQLKSIYDQHKDLFWRKNQVLYQRETICDDNRTHTNKDKHSKTNDWC; translated from the exons TAGAGAACGACTTCACTCTGGGCGGTTATAGACCACAACAG AGACAAACATACGACAAGCCTACTCACATAGCCCAACTGGAAGAACCCTGGGGGCGCCTCCATGATGCAGCAACGTTGACGAGCACCCGGCGAAGTGCAATGCATAATGAAGAGCATGGG GTTCCACACGACAGCCTTGACTTGCAGCTCAAGTCCATCTATGACCAACACAAAGACTTGTTTTGGAGAAAGAATCAGGTTTTATACCAAAGGGAGACAATCTGTGATGACAACAG GACCCATACAAATAAGGACAAGCATTCAAAAACAAATGACTGGTGTTAA